From a single Pleurodeles waltl isolate 20211129_DDA chromosome 10, aPleWal1.hap1.20221129, whole genome shotgun sequence genomic region:
- the LOC138261165 gene encoding histone H3.3A — protein sequence MARTKQTARKSTGGKAPRKQLATKAARKSAPSTGGVKKPHRYRPGTVALREIRRYQKSTELLIRKLPFQRLVREIAQDFKTDLRFQSAAIGALQEASEAYLVGLFEDTNLCAIHAKRVTIMPKDIQLARRIRGERA from the exons ATGGCTCGAACCAAACAGACCGCTCGTAAGTCCACTGGAGGAAAGGCTCCGAGGAAACAGTTGGCTACTAAGGCCGCCAGGAAGAGCGCGCCATCTACGGGCGGTGTTAAGAAACCTCACAGATACAG GCCTGGCACAGTCGCTTTGAGAGAGATCCGAAGATATCAAAAATCTACTGAATTGTTGATTCGCAAACTGCCGTTTCAGCGCTTAGTGAGGGAGATTGCTCAAGACTTTAAAACTGATTTGCGGTTCCAGAGTGCAGCTATTGGTGCACTGCAG GAAGCAAGTGAGGCTTACCTAGTTGGCCTATTTGAAGACACAAACCTTTGCGCTATTCACGCAAAAAGAGTAACAATTATGCCCAAGGACATCCAGTTGGCAAGAAGAATTCGAGGAGAGCGTGCTTGA